A single window of Gossypium arboreum isolate Shixiya-1 chromosome 13, ASM2569848v2, whole genome shotgun sequence DNA harbors:
- the LOC108462068 gene encoding UDP-glycosyltransferase 708G1-like: MSSSDGNLHVALLPSSGMGHLLPYLRLAASLIHHQCSLTLITTHPIVSSAESQLISTFLSAFPQITQKKFTPIPLDPVAANITDPFQLQWETIRQSAHLLSPLISSSSPPISFIITDVTLMSSVISVTAKLCLPNYILFTSSARMLSLFSCFPSIPSSIPKESLPPILLDSNSSFTKNFSDNSGSLKHFNGVLINSFEELEKESLEMLASGNLTKGLPPVFPLGPFQPLELERISLLAPLKWLENQEESSVVYVSFGSRTAMSKEQIRELGNGLVLSGCKFLWVVKSKVVDKEEEEGLDEILGHQLMKKIENNGLVVKEWVDQWQILSQKAVGGFISHCGWNSVVEAACHGIPVATTRGPNDQC; encoded by the coding sequence ATGTCAAGCTCTGATGGTAATCTTCATGTTGCTTTGCTCCCAAGCTCAGGCATGGGTCATCTGCTACCTTACCTTAGACTTGCTGCCTCACTCATCCACCACCAATGTTCACTCACTTTAATCACCACTCACCCTATTGTTTCTTCAGCTGAATCTCAGCTCATCTCCACTTTCCTCTCCGCTTTCCCACAAATCACTCAAAAGAAGTTCACACCCATCCCTCTAGATCCCGTGGCTGCTAACATCACTGACCCTTTTCAACTCCAATGGGAAACCATTCGCCAATCAGCTCACCTGCTTTCCCCTCTCATTTCTTCATCATCTCCACCAATCTCGTTCATCATCACTGATGTGACATTGATGTCATCTGTGATTTCAGTCACTGCAAAGCTATGTCTCCCTAACTACATCCTCTTCACTTCATCAGCTAGAATGTTGTCCCTTTTCTCCTGTTTCCCTTCCATTCCTTCATCGATTCCCAAGGAGTCCCTTCCTCCAATACTTTTGGACTCAAACAGCTCCTTCACAAAGAATTTCTCAGACAACAGTGGAAGCCTCAAGCATTTCAATGGAGTTTTGATCAATTCTTTTGAAGAACTTGAAAAAGAATCACTGGAGATGCTTGCTAGTGGAAATTTAACAAAAGGGTTGCCTCCAGTTTTCCCTCTCGGCCCTTTCCAGCCCTTGGAATTGGAAAGGATATCTTTATTGGCACCATTGAAGTGGCTGGAGAATCAAGAGGAAAGTTCAGTGGTTTATGTCAGCTTTGGGAGTAGGACAGCAATGTCAAAAGAGCAAATAAGAGAGCTAGGCAATGGCTTAGTACTGAGTGGATGTAAATTTTTGTGGGTGGTGAAGAGTAAAGTGGttgacaaagaagaagaagaaggtttAGATGAGATCCTTGGACACCAGTTGATGAAAAAGATTGAGAACAATGGATTGGTTGTAAAAGAATGGGTGGACCAATGGCAGATACTGAGTCAAAAAGCTGTTGGTGGGTTCATAAGCCATTGTGGATGGAACTCGGTGGTGGAGGCAGCTTGCCATGGGATACCAGTGGCCACAACAAGGGGACCAAATGATCAATGCTGA